The genomic DNA GGCTACGGACTCGGTGGCTTCGGGCCCGGGCCCGAAGGCATGGCGATGTGGATTATCGGAATGGTCGCCGCTATCGGCATCGCAATGTGGATCGGGGCACGAGCATGACCGACAACACCCCGAAGATCCCCAGCGATGACGAGCTGGCCTCGATGTCGCGTGACGAGCTCGTCGAGCTCGGCGGCAAGATCGATGGCGTCGAGACCATCTTCAAGGAGCCGCGCTGGCCGGTCCCCGGGACCAAGGCCGAGAAGCGCACCGAGCGCCTCGTCGCGTACTGGCTTCTGCTCGGCGGGCTTTCGGGTCTGGCGCTGTTGGTGATCTTCCTGTTCTGGCCGTGGGAGTACCAGCCTTTCGGTTCGGAGGGTGAGTTCCTCTACTCGCTGGCCACCCCGCTGTACGGCCTCACCTTCGGCCTGTCGATCCTGGCGATCGGTATCGGCGCGGTGCTGTTCCAGAAGAAGTTCATCCCCGAGGAGATCTCGGTCCAGGACCGCCACGACGGGCGCTCCCCCGAGTTGCACCGCAAGACCATCGCGGCCAACCTGACCGACGCCCTGGAAGGCTCGACGGTCAAGCGCCGCAAGCTGATCGGTTTGTCGCTGGGCATCGGCCTCGGCGCATTCGGGGCCGGCACGCTGGTGGCCTTCATCGGCGGGTTGATCAAGAACCCGTGGAAGCCCGTGGTGCCCACTGCCGATGGCAAGAAGGCCGTGTTGTGGACCTCGGGGTGGACGCCCCGATTCCACGGCGAGACCATCTACCTGGCTCGCGCGACCGGGCGTCCCGGTTCGTCTCCGTTCGTCAAGATGCGGCCCGAGGATCTCGACGCCGGTGGCATGGAGACGGTCTTCCCCTGGCGCGCGTCTGACGGCGACGGCACCACCGTCGAGTCCGAGCACCACCTCACCGAGATCTCGATGGGTGTGCGCAACCCGGTCATGTTGATCCGCATCAAGCCGGCCGACATGCCCCGCGTGGTCAAGCGAAAGGGCCAGGAGAGCTTCAACTTTGGTGAGCTGTTCGCCTACACCAAGGTCTGCTCGCACCTGGGCTGCCCCTCGTCGCTGTACGAGCAGCAGACCTACCGCATCCTGTGCCCGTGCCACCAGTCGCAGTTCGACGCGTTGCACTTCGCCAAGCCCATATTCGGTCCGGCTGCGCGCGCGTTGGCGCAGCTGCCCATCACCATCGACAAAGACGGCTACCTGGTCGCCAACGGCGACTTCGTCGAACCCGTCGGACCGGCATTCTGGGAGCGCAAATCATGAGCCCTGACCTTGCCAAGATCGCTGGCGCACAAGGCGATGCGATCGATTCCCGTTATCATCCTTCGGCGGCGGTGCGCCGGCAGCTGAACAAGGTGTTCCCCACCCACTGGTCCTTCCTGCTGGGTGAGATCGCGTTGTACAGCTTCATCGTGCTGCTGATCACCGGTGTCTGGCTGACGCTGTTCTTCGATCCGTCGATGGCGCACGTCACCTACGACGGTGTGTATCAACCACTTCGCGGTGTCCAGATGTCGCGGGCCTACGAGTCCGCACTCGAGATCAGCTTCGAGGTGCGCGGCGGGTTGTTCGTCCGCCAGATCCACCACTGGGCCGCGCTGATGTTCGCCGCGTCGATCATGGTGCACATGGCGCGCATCTTCTTCACCGGTGCGTTCCGCCGCCCGCGTGAGGCCAACTGGGTGATCGGCTCGCTGCTGCTCATCCTCGCGATGTTCGAGGGTTACTTCGGTTACTCGCTGCCCGACGACCTGCTGTCCGGCATCGGTCTGCGCGCCGCGCTGTCCTCGATCACCCTGGGCATGCCCATCATCGGAACGTGGCTGCACTGGGCGCTGTTCGGCGGGGACTTCCCCGGCGAGATCCTGATCCCGCGCCTGTACGCACTGCACATCCTGCTGATCCCGGGCATCATCCTGGCCCTCATCGGCGCGCACATGGCGCTGGTGTGGTTCCAGAAGCACACCCAGTTCCCCGGCCCCGGCCGCACCGAGCACAACGTGGTCGGCGTGCGCGTGATGCCGGTGTTCGCGGTGAAGTCGGGCGCGTTCTTCGCCCTGATCACGGGCGTGCTGGGCCTGATGGGCGGCCTGCTGACGATCAACCCGATCTGGCAATTGGGTCCGTACAAGCCGTCGCAGATCTCGGCGGGTAGCCAGCCCGACTTCTACATGATGTGGACCGAAGGCCTGGCGCGTATCTGGCCGGCCTGGGAGTTCTACCCGTTCGGCCACACCATCCCCGCGGTGGTCTGGGTCGCGTTGATCATGGGCGGTGTCTTCGGCCTGCTGATCGCCTACCCGTTCATCGAGCGGAAGGTCACCGGCGACGACGCACACCACAACCTGCTGCAGCGTCCGCGCGATGTACCGGTGCGTACCGCGATCGGTTCCATGGCAATCGCGTTCTACATGGTGCTGACCCTGGCCGCGATGAACGACATCATCGCGTTCAAGTTCCACATCTCGCTGAACGCGACCACGTGGATCGGCCGTATCGGCATGGTGGTGCTGCCGGCCATCGTGTACTTCATCGCCTACCGCTGGGCCATCTCGTTGCAGCGCAGCGACCGTGCGGTGCTGGAGCACGGCATCGAGACCGGCATCATCAAGCGTCTGCCGCACGGTGCCTACGTGGAGCTGCACCAGCCGCTGGGACCGGTCGACGATCACGGTCACCCGATCCCGCTGGAGTACCAGGGTGCTGCGCTGCCGAAACGGATGAACAAGCTCGGTTCGGCCGGCTCGCCGGGCACCGGCAGCTTCCTGTTCGCCGATCCGGCGGTCGAGCACGACGCGCTCACCGAGGCCGAACACGCCTCCGAGCACAAGGCACTGACCGCTCTGCGCGAACAGCAGGAGCGAAACGGCAACGGGGACACCAACGGTCATCACTGACCACTCCCCTACCCCAAACAATCGCCGCAACCTCTTCGGGAGGTTGCGGCGATTGTTTTATGTGGGTGGTCTTGGGCTGAACTCGTCGCCCTCGGGGGCCCAACTTCCCCTTCACGTGTGTAGCGCTGTGGCGGAAAAGTGGTCGAGAAATCGCCGCAGCGCTACACACGTGAGCGATCAGTCCCGCAGTTGAGGCTGAAGTGACCCGGCAAGCGCAAGCGGCAGAGTCATGCGCGCCCGCAGCGCGCGCTCGCGTCCGCGGCGCCCGCCTGCGCCGGCAGAACTCGTCGCCCTCGTGGGGCCCTACCCCGACTTCGCGTGTGTAGCGCTGTGGCGGAAAAGTGGTCGAGAAATCGCCGCAGCGCTACATACGTGAGCGGTATGGTCCCGCAAAAGTTCA from Mycobacterium sp. DL440 includes the following:
- a CDS encoding ubiquinol-cytochrome c reductase iron-sulfur subunit, encoding MTDNTPKIPSDDELASMSRDELVELGGKIDGVETIFKEPRWPVPGTKAEKRTERLVAYWLLLGGLSGLALLVIFLFWPWEYQPFGSEGEFLYSLATPLYGLTFGLSILAIGIGAVLFQKKFIPEEISVQDRHDGRSPELHRKTIAANLTDALEGSTVKRRKLIGLSLGIGLGAFGAGTLVAFIGGLIKNPWKPVVPTADGKKAVLWTSGWTPRFHGETIYLARATGRPGSSPFVKMRPEDLDAGGMETVFPWRASDGDGTTVESEHHLTEISMGVRNPVMLIRIKPADMPRVVKRKGQESFNFGELFAYTKVCSHLGCPSSLYEQQTYRILCPCHQSQFDALHFAKPIFGPAARALAQLPITIDKDGYLVANGDFVEPVGPAFWERKS
- a CDS encoding cytochrome bc complex cytochrome b subunit translates to MSPDLAKIAGAQGDAIDSRYHPSAAVRRQLNKVFPTHWSFLLGEIALYSFIVLLITGVWLTLFFDPSMAHVTYDGVYQPLRGVQMSRAYESALEISFEVRGGLFVRQIHHWAALMFAASIMVHMARIFFTGAFRRPREANWVIGSLLLILAMFEGYFGYSLPDDLLSGIGLRAALSSITLGMPIIGTWLHWALFGGDFPGEILIPRLYALHILLIPGIILALIGAHMALVWFQKHTQFPGPGRTEHNVVGVRVMPVFAVKSGAFFALITGVLGLMGGLLTINPIWQLGPYKPSQISAGSQPDFYMMWTEGLARIWPAWEFYPFGHTIPAVVWVALIMGGVFGLLIAYPFIERKVTGDDAHHNLLQRPRDVPVRTAIGSMAIAFYMVLTLAAMNDIIAFKFHISLNATTWIGRIGMVVLPAIVYFIAYRWAISLQRSDRAVLEHGIETGIIKRLPHGAYVELHQPLGPVDDHGHPIPLEYQGAALPKRMNKLGSAGSPGTGSFLFADPAVEHDALTEAEHASEHKALTALREQQERNGNGDTNGHH